The proteins below come from a single Fusobacterium sp. JB019 genomic window:
- the mnmH gene encoding tRNA 2-selenouridine(34) synthase MnmH gives MREISFDKVLKLRNYILIDARSPKEFEEQGIPGAINIPTLLDDERAEVGTAYVQESKEKAKEIGVERISKRLPEIFKQINELSKKYDKLIFYCARGGMRSGTLEVLFNTLGFKTMKLQGGYKAYRQYILKNMEEANKNKEYIVIHGRTGEGKTKILEKLEEKGYSVLNLEKLADHKGSFFGGVCENRKQSQKRFDGEIFDKLVNDKKEYFLVESESKRIGNIYIPECVYSSIVNGKHLFVSTSMENRVKIIMEDYANATIPELEECLLRVARYISKERYEKYHNLLIKGELPKLSEILMKEYYDPLYDVGINKYTYDINLKYDKIEEAVEEVITYLKNNKHED, from the coding sequence ATGAGAGAGATAAGTTTTGATAAGGTATTGAAATTAAGAAATTATATATTAATAGATGCAAGGAGTCCAAAAGAATTTGAAGAGCAAGGAATTCCTGGGGCTATAAATATTCCAACTTTGTTAGATGATGAAAGGGCAGAAGTAGGAACAGCCTATGTACAAGAGTCTAAAGAAAAAGCAAAGGAAATAGGAGTAGAAAGAATATCTAAAAGGTTACCAGAGATTTTTAAACAAATTAATGAATTATCAAAAAAATATGATAAGCTTATTTTTTATTGTGCTAGAGGAGGGATGAGAAGTGGAACTTTAGAAGTTTTATTTAATACCTTAGGATTTAAAACAATGAAACTTCAAGGTGGTTATAAAGCTTATAGACAGTATATTTTAAAAAATATGGAGGAAGCAAATAAAAATAAAGAATATATAGTTATTCATGGAAGAACAGGAGAAGGAAAAACTAAAATATTAGAAAAATTAGAGGAAAAAGGTTATTCTGTTTTAAATTTAGAAAAATTAGCTGATCACAAAGGTTCTTTTTTTGGTGGCGTTTGTGAGAATAGGAAACAAAGTCAAAAAAGATTTGATGGAGAAATTTTTGATAAACTAGTAAATGATAAGAAAGAATATTTCTTAGTAGAAAGTGAAAGTAAAAGAATAGGAAATATTTATATTCCAGAATGTGTATACAGTTCAATTGTAAATGGGAAACATTTATTTGTAAGTACTTCAATGGAAAATAGAGTTAAGATAATTATGGAAGATTATGCAAATGCTACAATTCCTGAATTAGAAGAATGTTTATTAAGAGTTGCAAGATATATAAGTAAAGAAAGATATGAAAAATATCATAATTTATTAATAAAAGGAGAATTACCAAAATTAAGTGAGATTCTTATGAAAGAATATTATGATCCTTTATATGATGTAGGAATAAATAAATATACTTATGATATAAATTTAAAATATGACAAAATAGAAGAAGCGGTTGAAGAGGTAATAACTTATTTAAAAAATAATAAACATGAAGACTAA
- the recQ gene encoding DNA helicase RecQ — translation MEKKALQILKQKYGYTAFRKGQANIIKNILNKKNIIGIMATGGGKSICFQIPSLIFPGLTIVISPLISLMKDQVDSLKILGIPAISINSTLSKEEFFESCSKLKTKKIKLLYLSPEKLENKKFINFLKSLDISMIAIDEAHCISQWGHDFRTSYLKIPNFIEILEKNIPILALTATATPRVVKDIEALLKLKNPIKYIDGFDRKNIFFKVEKNINPEAYIIRYIKSHKEMSGIIYASTRKEVDNLYQYFKDIKQLNVGKYHAGMSKKERTISQENFLKDNIKVMIATNAFGMGIDKSNVRYVIHRNIPKDLESYYQEAGRAGRDGLPSEAILLFFEEDVATQEFFINSNDVASDTFIKIKRSKLDDMVNYAYLETCYREYILKYFGDKRIKNYCGNCGNCKNAKDIENLTIDGKIVISCIGRAKEKIGTSTLVNILLGKADSKIERKGLNKISTFGLMKNKDQNWLEEFLNFLISESFIELTAGSFPVLKLNKISFDIIKDKKKIYRKINETVYLNFYNDPLFKSLNNIRKEISIHENVAPYIIFSDFTLMEMAEKKPKNRWEMLKIKGVGNQKFKNYGDIFLKTINSFSNEELEILKIENFIDEKYLSENKLINLKKNLNLNIDINSLKDILIKNLFSN, via the coding sequence ATGGAAAAAAAAGCTCTGCAAATTTTAAAACAAAAATATGGTTACACCGCTTTTAGAAAAGGACAAGCTAACATAATTAAAAATATACTTAATAAAAAAAATATTATTGGAATTATGGCTACAGGAGGAGGAAAATCTATTTGTTTCCAAATACCATCTTTAATTTTCCCAGGATTAACCATTGTTATTTCACCACTTATATCTCTTATGAAAGATCAAGTAGATAGTTTAAAAATTCTTGGAATACCTGCAATTTCTATTAATTCCACTTTGTCTAAAGAAGAATTTTTTGAATCTTGTTCAAAATTAAAAACTAAAAAAATAAAATTACTTTATCTTTCTCCTGAAAAATTAGAAAATAAAAAATTTATAAATTTTTTAAAATCTTTAGATATCTCAATGATTGCAATTGATGAAGCCCATTGTATTTCTCAATGGGGTCATGATTTTAGGACAAGTTATTTAAAAATCCCTAACTTTATTGAAATTTTAGAAAAAAATATACCAATTCTTGCTCTTACTGCTACTGCTACTCCAAGAGTTGTTAAAGATATAGAAGCTCTTTTGAAATTAAAAAATCCTATAAAATATATTGATGGCTTTGATAGAAAAAATATTTTTTTTAAGGTTGAAAAAAATATTAACCCTGAAGCTTATATTATTAGATATATCAAAAGTCATAAAGAGATGTCTGGAATAATTTATGCCTCAACTAGAAAAGAGGTAGATAATCTTTATCAGTATTTTAAAGATATAAAACAATTAAATGTTGGTAAATACCATGCTGGAATGTCAAAAAAAGAAAGAACAATATCCCAGGAAAACTTTTTAAAAGACAATATAAAAGTTATGATTGCAACAAATGCATTTGGAATGGGTATTGATAAATCTAATGTTCGTTATGTTATTCACAGAAATATTCCTAAGGATTTAGAAAGTTATTATCAAGAGGCTGGTAGAGCAGGAAGAGATGGTCTTCCAAGTGAAGCTATCTTACTTTTCTTCGAAGAAGATGTAGCTACTCAAGAATTTTTTATAAATTCCAACGATGTAGCAAGTGATACATTTATAAAGATAAAAAGAAGTAAATTAGATGATATGGTAAATTATGCCTATTTAGAAACATGTTATCGAGAATATATTTTAAAATATTTTGGTGATAAACGAATAAAAAATTACTGCGGTAATTGTGGAAACTGTAAAAATGCTAAAGATATTGAAAATTTAACTATTGATGGTAAAATTGTTATTTCTTGTATTGGAAGAGCTAAAGAAAAAATAGGAACCTCTACTTTAGTTAATATCCTTTTAGGAAAAGCTGATTCAAAAATAGAAAGAAAAGGTTTAAATAAAATAAGCACTTTTGGTTTAATGAAAAATAAAGACCAAAATTGGTTGGAAGAATTTTTAAATTTCTTAATTTCAGAAAGTTTTATTGAATTAACTGCTGGAAGTTTTCCTGTACTTAAACTTAATAAAATATCTTTTGATATAATAAAAGACAAAAAGAAAATTTATAGAAAAATAAATGAGACAGTTTATTTAAATTTTTATAATGATCCTCTATTTAAAAGTTTAAATAATATAAGAAAAGAAATAAGTATTCACGAAAATGTAGCCCCCTATATAATTTTTTCTGATTTTACTCTTATGGAAATGGCTGAAAAAAAACCTAAAAACAGATGGGAAATGTTAAAAATAAAAGGAGTTGGTAATCAAAAATTTAAAAATTATGGTGATATCTTTTTAAAAACTATTAATTCTTTTTCAAATGAAGAATTAGAAATTTTAAAAATAGAAAATTTTATAGATGAAAAATATTTATCTGAAAATAAACTTATTAATTTAAAAAAAAATTTAAATCTTAACATAGATATTAACTCACTAAAGGATATTCTTATTAAAAATTTATTTTCAAATTAA
- a CDS encoding 4Fe-4S binding protein, whose translation MHVIDQDTCIGCGACEGTCPVGAIAANDEGKFSINDTCIDCGACAGGCPVGAIAGE comes from the coding sequence ATGCACGTAATAGATCAAGATACTTGTATAGGATGTGGAGCTTGTGAAGGAACTTGTCCAGTAGGAGCTATAGCAGCAAATGACGAAGGAAAGTTCTCTATCAATGACACATGTATTGATTGTGGAGCATGTGCTGGAGGATGTCCAGTAGGAGCTATCGCAGGAGAATAA
- a CDS encoding metal-dependent transcriptional regulator: MKTNKSSEDYLETILLLKNKIGNVRSIDIVNETGYKKSSISIAMKKLREANYITMDENGFILLTNSGKILAKKIYDKHNYLKKLFISIGVSESTAETDACKVEHCISDETFECIRKYFNLK, from the coding sequence ATGAAAACAAATAAATCATCTGAAGATTACTTAGAAACTATATTACTTTTAAAAAATAAAATAGGCAATGTTAGATCAATTGATATAGTTAACGAAACTGGGTATAAGAAATCCAGTATAAGTATTGCTATGAAAAAATTAAGAGAAGCTAACTATATAACTATGGATGAAAATGGTTTTATATTATTAACTAACTCAGGAAAAATTTTAGCCAAAAAAATTTATGACAAACACAATTATTTAAAAAAACTCTTTATATCTATAGGAGTTTCTGAAAGCACTGCAGAAACTGATGCCTGTAAAGTTGAACATTGTATAAGTGATGAAACCTTCGAATGTATTAGAAAATATTTTAATCTGAAATAA
- a CDS encoding FeoA family protein: MEPLSFSKIGDRKKILKITGKDEVRQHLAELGFVVGAEIFIVSKIGKNMILSIKESRIGLDMSMVNRIMV, translated from the coding sequence ATGGAACCTTTAAGTTTTTCAAAAATAGGGGATAGAAAAAAAATACTAAAAATAACTGGAAAAGATGAAGTAAGACAACATTTAGCTGAGTTAGGTTTTGTTGTTGGAGCAGAAATATTTATTGTTTCAAAAATAGGTAAAAATATGATTTTATCTATAAAAGAATCGAGAATTGGTTTGGATATGAGCATGGTGAATAGAATAATGGTTTAA
- a CDS encoding FeoB-associated Cys-rich membrane protein: MNIATIIVGMIVFIIFVLVLRKIIKDKKNHKCSCGCSTCGCSDVCHPNKNDKDNKKELR, from the coding sequence ATGAATATAGCTACAATAATAGTAGGGATGATTGTATTTATTATATTTGTTTTAGTTTTAAGAAAAATAATAAAAGATAAAAAAAATCACAAGTGTTCATGTGGATGTTCTACTTGTGGATGCTCAGATGTTTGCCATCCTAATAAAAATGATAAAGATAATAAAAAGGAGTTACGTTAG
- a CDS encoding EFR1 family ferrodoxin (N-terminal region resembles flavodoxins. C-terminal ferrodoxin region binds two 4Fe-4S clusters.) — protein sequence MKKKVWGMYFSGTGTTKRIVTHLGKVLSDKFDVDFEEYNFTFKKVRSLEKKFNKNDIVIFGVPVIAGRVPNVLLKYLDTIIGNGALAIPVVLYGNRNYDDALIELRDILKKDGFNPIAAGAFIGEHSFSKTLGKNRPDEKDLAIATKFADDIFNKISASSFDANKLIEVNGTPYPYRYYYKPRDSKGVAVDIRKVKPLTNDNCINCGLCASICPMESINPKNVSEINGICIKCCACVKECPVGAKYYDDANYLYHQHELENQFTRRAEPELFI from the coding sequence ATGAAAAAAAAAGTTTGGGGAATGTACTTTTCAGGAACTGGGACAACAAAAAGAATTGTCACTCACCTAGGAAAAGTTTTATCTGATAAGTTTGATGTTGATTTTGAAGAATATAATTTTACTTTTAAAAAAGTAAGATCTCTAGAAAAAAAATTCAATAAAAATGATATTGTTATTTTTGGAGTTCCTGTTATTGCAGGAAGAGTACCTAATGTACTTTTAAAATATTTAGATACAATAATTGGTAACGGAGCATTAGCTATTCCTGTTGTTTTATATGGAAATAGAAATTATGATGATGCTTTAATTGAATTAAGAGATATCTTAAAAAAAGATGGATTTAATCCTATTGCTGCAGGAGCTTTTATTGGAGAACATTCTTTTTCTAAAACTCTTGGAAAAAATAGACCTGATGAAAAAGATTTAGCTATTGCTACAAAATTTGCTGATGATATTTTTAATAAAATTTCAGCTTCTAGTTTTGATGCTAATAAATTAATTGAGGTTAATGGTACCCCATATCCATATAGATATTATTATAAACCTAGAGACTCTAAAGGTGTTGCTGTTGATATAAGAAAAGTTAAACCTTTAACTAATGACAATTGTATTAACTGTGGTTTATGTGCTAGTATTTGTCCTATGGAATCTATCAACCCTAAAAACGTAAGTGAAATTAATGGTATTTGTATTAAATGCTGCGCTTGTGTTAAAGAATGCCCTGTTGGAGCAAAATATTATGATGATGCAAATTATTTATATCATCAACACGAATTAGAAAATCAATTTACACGTAGAGCTGAACCTGAATTATTCATATAA
- a CDS encoding 4Fe-4S binding protein, translating to MYVVDQDTCIGCGACEGTCPVGAIAGNDEGKFSINDTCVDCGACAGGCPVGAIVAGE from the coding sequence ATGTACGTAGTAGATCAAGATACTTGTATAGGATGTGGAGCATGTGAAGGAACTTGTCCAGTAGGAGCAATAGCTGGAAACGATGAAGGGAAATTCTCAATAAACGATACATGCGTTGATTGTGGAGCATGTGCTGGTGGATGTCCAGTAGGAGCTATCGTAGCAGGAGAGTAG
- a CDS encoding class I SAM-dependent methyltransferase, whose amino-acid sequence MTNNISKTLFIPLYFKYKESLGEKTIYDENAIKFFENNKNILNFSEIDKDIASFTGTIARTLIIDKILLKLISKNEINFIVNIGCGLDFRNRRLQIKNIDWFNIDLKEVIDFRKNNTAPVLREHNIVGDILKFDFLNKLPKGKGIFIFEGLLMYFSERNVNFIISKLTKYFNNCHYIIESCPNEFVNQPCLNPSIKSINENIMFKWGNNNPLLLEKNGLKYIKGHKIMEELKDRWNFFEKNPLFTKFKPIVYNNFRIDLYKK is encoded by the coding sequence ATGACTAATAATATATCAAAAACTTTATTTATTCCTTTATATTTTAAATATAAAGAATCCTTAGGAGAAAAAACTATTTATGATGAAAATGCTATTAAATTTTTTGAAAATAACAAAAATATATTAAATTTTTCAGAAATAGATAAAGATATAGCTTCTTTTACAGGAACTATTGCCCGTACTTTAATCATCGATAAAATTTTACTAAAATTAATCTCTAAAAATGAAATTAATTTTATTGTGAATATTGGATGTGGATTAGATTTTAGAAATAGACGTTTACAAATAAAAAACATCGACTGGTTTAATATTGACTTAAAAGAGGTAATTGATTTTAGAAAAAATAATACTGCTCCTGTTTTAAGAGAACATAATATTGTGGGGGATATTTTAAAATTTGATTTTCTTAATAAATTGCCAAAAGGAAAAGGAATTTTTATTTTCGAGGGTCTTTTGATGTATTTTTCTGAAAGAAATGTAAATTTTATTATTAGTAAATTAACAAAATACTTTAACAATTGTCATTATATAATAGAGTCGTGTCCTAACGAATTTGTAAATCAACCTTGTTTAAATCCATCTATAAAATCTATAAATGAAAATATTATGTTTAAATGGGGAAATAATAACCCTTTGTTATTAGAAAAAAATGGATTAAAATACATAAAAGGCCATAAAATAATGGAAGAATTAAAAGATAGATGGAATTTTTTTGAAAAAAATCCTTTATTTACAAAATTTAAACCTATTGTCTATAATAATTTTAGAATAGACTTATATAAAAAATAA
- a CDS encoding AraC family transcriptional regulator encodes MKNYFLKNFIEDKYSIKEVYFSEKKTALNFLFLKGKGEMIFYSIFPGITVIYNKFYTYNCPEYKKKNKKLIEINYCFKGRFECKMNDNKYIYLKEKDLSINLSNPKFKFSLFPMGYYEGISICINPLEFNFSISNILKEFSINTKDIIDKFLCKEWFFLINSNKKIVLLFQELYNLLINNKYNLIKIKTLEILIFINNLSLNKSLNYPKYYSKEQVEKVKHIRNHITKDLTRHITLQDLAKEHNISLTALKACFKNIYGKSVYSYFKECRILYAVSLIKTTNKTIAEIASTVGYDNPSKFSAAFKQHMTISPSNFRKKFL; translated from the coding sequence ATGAAAAACTATTTTTTAAAAAATTTTATTGAAGATAAATATTCTATAAAAGAAGTTTATTTTTCAGAAAAAAAAACAGCTTTAAATTTTTTATTTTTAAAAGGAAAAGGAGAAATGATTTTTTATAGTATTTTTCCTGGAATTACAGTTATTTATAATAAATTTTATACTTACAACTGTCCTGAATATAAGAAAAAAAATAAAAAATTGATTGAAATAAATTATTGTTTTAAAGGAAGATTTGAATGTAAAATGAATGATAACAAATATATCTATTTAAAAGAAAAAGATTTATCTATAAATTTAAGCAACCCAAAATTTAAATTTTCTCTTTTCCCAATGGGATATTATGAAGGAATTTCCATTTGTATTAATCCTTTAGAATTTAACTTCTCAATATCAAATATCCTTAAAGAGTTTTCTATAAACACTAAGGATATTATTGATAAATTTCTTTGTAAAGAATGGTTTTTTTTAATAAACTCTAATAAAAAAATAGTTTTACTTTTCCAAGAACTATATAATCTTTTGATTAATAACAAATATAATCTTATAAAAATCAAAACTCTTGAAATTTTAATTTTTATAAATAATTTATCTTTAAATAAATCTTTAAATTATCCAAAATACTATTCAAAAGAACAAGTTGAAAAAGTAAAACATATTCGAAATCATATTACTAAAGATTTAACAAGACATATAACTCTACAAGATTTAGCCAAAGAACATAATATCAGCTTAACTGCTTTAAAAGCATGTTTTAAAAATATCTATGGAAAATCTGTATATTCTTATTTTAAAGAATGTAGAATTTTGTATGCTGTTTCTTTAATTAAAACAACAAATAAAACTATCGCTGAAATTGCATCTACTGTAGGTTACGATAACCCTAGTAAATTTTCTGCTGCTTTTAAACAACATATGACTATTTCTCCTTCAAATTTTAGAAAAAAATTCCTTTAA
- a CDS encoding radical SAM protein gives MFKERIKSHHDLGKKINNYIERKEINEESFFKVLEQDIEDVPRAIYVHTPYCDKICSFCNLNRKKLDGKLEEYAEYISSEFEKYGKTKYFRKRFFEVIYFGGGTPTVYNLKELEIILKSIKNNVKLAEDYEFTFESTLHNLNKKKLELMMKYGVNRISVGIQTFSEEGRKFYNRTFGKKQTIEKLKEIKECFKGDICIDIIYNYPGQKEEDIIEDAKLIKEIEISSSSFYSLMVHEGSNLSKDIQEKKIKMDNNLNNEKKLHDLFIKELCQDGEYYPLELTKLAKKDGDNYQYIKVRNTGGDTFPIGVGAGGNVGNIGIYRMNKEKIFFSYRDNLYKKYSILSGLMQFPKIELEHIKKLLSEEEYRYFIEKISEYRKKNLVKFNAGKLELTNDGIFWGNNISSGVIDYIVESFFKD, from the coding sequence ATGTTTAAAGAAAGAATTAAATCCCATCATGATTTAGGAAAAAAAATAAATAATTATATTGAAAGAAAAGAGATAAATGAAGAAAGTTTTTTTAAAGTTTTAGAACAGGATATAGAAGATGTTCCAAGAGCAATATATGTTCATACACCTTATTGTGATAAAATTTGTTCTTTTTGTAATTTAAACAGAAAAAAATTAGATGGTAAATTAGAGGAATATGCAGAATATATATCTAGTGAATTTGAAAAATATGGGAAAACTAAATACTTTAGGAAAAGATTTTTTGAAGTTATATATTTTGGAGGGGGGACTCCAACAGTTTATAATCTAAAAGAATTAGAAATAATACTTAAAAGTATAAAAAATAATGTTAAATTAGCTGAAGATTATGAATTTACATTTGAAAGCACTTTACATAATTTGAATAAAAAAAAGTTAGAATTAATGATGAAATATGGAGTAAATAGAATTAGTGTTGGAATTCAAACTTTTTCTGAAGAAGGAAGAAAATTTTATAATAGAACTTTTGGTAAAAAACAGACTATAGAAAAATTAAAAGAAATAAAAGAATGTTTTAAAGGGGATATTTGTATTGATATTATTTATAATTATCCAGGTCAAAAAGAAGAAGATATAATAGAAGATGCAAAATTAATAAAAGAAATAGAAATTAGTAGTTCAAGTTTCTATTCTTTAATGGTACACGAAGGATCAAATTTATCTAAAGATATTCAAGAAAAAAAGATTAAAATGGATAATAATTTAAATAATGAAAAAAAATTACATGATTTGTTTATAAAAGAATTATGTCAGGATGGGGAATATTATCCTTTGGAATTAACTAAATTAGCTAAAAAAGATGGAGATAATTATCAATATATAAAAGTTAGAAATACAGGAGGAGATACATTTCCTATAGGAGTTGGAGCTGGAGGGAATGTAGGAAATATAGGTATTTATAGAATGAACAAAGAAAAAATATTTTTTTCTTATAGGGATAATTTATATAAAAAATATTCAATATTATCAGGATTAATGCAATTTCCTAAAATAGAGTTAGAACATATAAAAAAATTATTATCAGAAGAAGAATATAGATATTTTATAGAAAAAATTTCAGAATATAGAAAAAAAAATTTAGTGAAATTTAATGCAGGAAAGTTAGAGTTAACTAATGATGGGATATTTTGGGGAAATAATATTTCTAGTGGAGTAATTGATTACATAGTAGAATCTTTTTTTAAAGATTAA
- a CDS encoding TonB-dependent receptor, with protein sequence MKKKIIMLGFVISALAYANEKEINLGESVITSTTGFETSMRKIAANPTIITSKDIQEKNYKTVSEALRDIPSVNIMRNSFGTMIDLRGQGGIDGSSSGAKKNLQILVDGIAVNSLESSMTSTPIDTISVDTIEKIEVIPGGGSIIYGSGTAGGVVNIITKKGEGFRGGATVDYTSFDGTKESVLLGETFGKFDFDLAYTNNKAKGYREDSKDNSEYFQGKIRYNISEKQNLEFKYAKYNNKRNILDDLTKEELNKDRNQGDNDGFIDTINTDKNDYILTYNNKLSEKLDLNLLAYHQQTSMKINMPSKDSKADWNFEDKKKGSKLKLKYLYGEDNSILAGIDYVDNKGGRYGDIENIIRMGPMTREMKVKTDMDLNKKTLAGFVMNNYKYNKFQFNQGIRYEKSDYDIKRKSIVQLPMGPSKVSSSSFDKKMDNVAWELSGNYLYSDTGKGYIRYEKGFTTPQPALLTNKYNKNYYLNDLNEETYNSVEIGVSDYYKNTLVTGSVFYSLMEDEIYTYMSGGMSNSNILNYNLDKTERYGVEFKLEHYLGKLIVSEGYQYMRAEIKDGKEKSFDSSGNLISGEKLSGNRIAGVPEHKLNIGASYKFNDKFNINGELVYNGSSYIDNKNKYGKKKDYIIANIRANYKLNTSLKLYAGINNLFDEKYNNSASYDTKKNEKIYDPAAERNYYMGFSYTF encoded by the coding sequence ATGAAAAAGAAAATAATTATGTTAGGTTTTGTTATATCTGCTTTAGCTTATGCTAATGAAAAGGAGATAAATTTAGGAGAAAGTGTTATAACTTCAACAACAGGATTTGAAACTTCAATGAGAAAAATAGCGGCTAATCCCACTATTATAACTTCAAAAGATATTCAAGAAAAAAATTATAAAACAGTTTCAGAGGCTTTGAGAGATATACCTTCTGTAAATATTATGAGAAATTCTTTTGGGACGATGATTGATTTAAGGGGGCAAGGTGGAATAGACGGAAGTTCATCAGGAGCTAAAAAAAATCTCCAAATTTTAGTGGATGGTATAGCTGTAAATTCTTTAGAATCATCAATGACGAGCACACCAATAGATACTATTTCAGTGGATACTATAGAAAAAATAGAGGTTATTCCAGGAGGAGGATCTATAATTTATGGAAGCGGAACAGCTGGAGGGGTTGTTAATATAATAACTAAAAAAGGAGAAGGATTTAGAGGAGGAGCTACAGTTGATTATACAAGTTTTGATGGTACTAAAGAAAGTGTTTTATTAGGAGAAACTTTTGGAAAATTTGATTTTGATTTAGCTTATACTAATAATAAAGCTAAAGGATATAGAGAAGATTCTAAAGATAATTCTGAATATTTTCAAGGCAAAATAAGATATAATATATCAGAAAAACAAAATTTAGAGTTTAAATATGCAAAATATAATAATAAAAGAAATATATTGGATGATTTAACAAAAGAAGAATTAAATAAGGATAGAAATCAAGGGGATAATGATGGTTTTATAGATACTATAAATACTGATAAAAATGATTATATTTTAACATACAATAATAAACTATCAGAGAAATTAGATTTGAATTTACTAGCATATCATCAGCAAACATCTATGAAAATAAATATGCCTAGTAAAGATAGCAAAGCAGATTGGAATTTTGAAGATAAGAAAAAGGGAAGTAAATTAAAATTAAAATATTTATATGGAGAAGATAATTCAATACTAGCAGGAATAGATTATGTAGATAATAAAGGTGGAAGATATGGGGATATTGAAAATATAATTAGAATGGGACCAATGACAAGAGAAATGAAAGTTAAAACAGATATGGATTTAAATAAAAAAACTTTAGCTGGATTTGTAATGAATAATTATAAATATAATAAATTTCAATTTAATCAAGGGATAAGATATGAAAAATCAGACTATGATATTAAAAGAAAAAGTATAGTGCAACTACCAATGGGTCCTAGTAAAGTTAGTTCAAGTTCTTTTGATAAAAAAATGGATAATGTAGCTTGGGAATTATCAGGAAATTATCTATATTCAGACACAGGAAAAGGTTATATAAGATATGAAAAAGGATTTACAACTCCTCAACCAGCTTTATTAACAAATAAATACAATAAAAACTATTATTTAAATGATTTAAATGAAGAAACTTATAACAGCGTAGAGATAGGAGTTAGTGATTATTATAAAAATACATTAGTAACTGGTTCAGTTTTTTATAGTTTAATGGAAGATGAAATTTATACTTATATGAGCGGTGGAATGTCAAATAGTAATATATTAAATTATAATTTAGATAAGACAGAAAGGTATGGAGTTGAATTTAAGTTAGAGCATTATTTAGGGAAATTAATAGTATCTGAAGGTTATCAATATATGCGCGCAGAAATAAAAGATGGAAAAGAGAAAAGTTTTGATAGTTCAGGAAATTTAATTTCAGGAGAAAAATTATCAGGAAATAGAATAGCGGGAGTTCCAGAGCATAAACTTAATATAGGAGCAAGTTATAAATTTAATGATAAATTTAATATAAATGGAGAATTAGTATATAATGGATCTTCTTATATTGACAATAAAAATAAATATGGAAAGAAAAAAGATTATATTATAGCGAATATAAGAGCTAATTATAAATTAAATACAAGTTTAAAATTATATGCAGGAATAAATAATTTGTTTGATGAAAAATATAATAATTCAGCTTCCTATGATACAAAGAAAAATGAGAAAATTTATGATCCAGCAGCAGAAAGAAATTATTATATGGGATTTAGTTATACTTTTTAA